A part of Solibacillus sp. FSL H8-0538 genomic DNA contains:
- a CDS encoding M24 family metallopeptidase, whose translation MFQHMQNARNRALSMVRAGVRAGDIDAEARAYFDQHGLLNRLLHRTGHGVGLRNHEGPYIAEGSNEILEENMVITIEPGIYIEGVGGYRHSDTIRVTKDGYEVLTTFPTDLVDMTITKSNILAKLKGKFIQKYLKL comes from the coding sequence ATGTTCCAACATATGCAAAACGCACGAAATAGGGCGTTGAGTATGGTGCGAGCAGGTGTAAGGGCAGGAGACATCGATGCAGAGGCACGAGCTTATTTTGATCAACATGGGCTACTTAATCGTTTATTACATCGTACCGGGCATGGAGTCGGCTTGCGAAATCACGAAGGACCGTATATTGCAGAAGGTAGCAACGAAATACTAGAGGAAAATATGGTGATTACGATTGAGCCGGGCATCTATATTGAGGGGGTAGGCGGATATCGACACTCCGATACCATCCGTGTAACCAAGGATGGCTATGAAGTTCTTACAACATTTCCTACTGATCTAGTAGATATGACGATCACCAAATCGAACATATTGGCAAAGCTAAAAGGGAAGTTTATACAGAAGTATTTGAAGCTTTGA
- a CDS encoding M24 family metallopeptidase — protein sequence MLKQELTNRMKQLQERLITNEYDAYIITAEEDIWYYTNITYKPEERPFLIIIVPDQTPTLLVPKLEESHVHKSIIDYDIVSYWEFPSSDGSNWYDKLNQLIQGYSRVGIESNVRTDVYHLMQAKELVLAQLVEAQRKVKSVYELEKIRMSAKVCDEAMEDIFNTIYRGASVLEPFTLSKKVQTNLIKTKQFDPITTSVLTAVWNAPTSAMPHSIPELGDRFGDGPNVAMAYFRINGYSAECERTFFFFWTTYQRRCGNVPTYAKRTK from the coding sequence ATGCTCAAGCAAGAACTAACCAACCGGATGAAGCAATTGCAAGAGAGGTTAATTACGAACGAATATGACGCTTATATTATTACTGCCGAAGAAGACATCTGGTATTACACAAACATTACATACAAACCAGAGGAACGCCCCTTTCTCATCATCATTGTCCCCGATCAAACACCTACATTACTTGTACCAAAGCTTGAAGAATCCCACGTACATAAAAGTATTATCGATTATGATATTGTTTCTTATTGGGAGTTTCCATCTTCAGATGGCAGCAATTGGTATGATAAACTAAACCAGTTGATCCAAGGTTATTCACGAGTAGGAATCGAGAGTAACGTGCGTACAGACGTTTATCATCTCATGCAAGCAAAGGAACTAGTTTTAGCACAGTTAGTCGAAGCACAACGTAAAGTGAAAAGCGTCTATGAACTTGAAAAAATTCGCATGAGTGCTAAAGTGTGCGATGAAGCAATGGAGGATATTTTTAATACGATTTATCGCGGTGCCAGTGTGTTAGAACCATTTACCTTATCAAAAAAAGTACAAACCAACCTTATAAAAACAAAGCAATTTGACCCAATCACAACTTCAGTGCTCACAGCAGTTTGGAATGCACCGACAAGTGCGATGCCGCATAGTATTCCTGAGTTAGGTGATCGATTTGGGGATGGACCGAACGTCGCGATGGCCTATTTTCGAATTAACGGATATTCAGCAGAGTGTGAACGGACGTTTTTTTTTTTTTGGACAACCTACCAAAGACGATGTGGAAATGTTCCAACATATGCAAAACGCACGAAATAG
- a CDS encoding ATP-binding protein, whose amino-acid sequence MGITTLLLNAFIIIICIFFYQIFWLDKDGKEARNPILISFLSSIAVVLCMTFPFKFNYGYIYDLRLIPILLAVLYGGFRSFIFITVIFVSYRFYLGGNGVYPAVIVYFMATSITMVSQYFLAGYYKKRKILFSLLLMSLCTISFSIFALMNQIRINDNVQPDFIHFLFNYIVINILTVLLSLYLIEGMIERFKMKEKIHRAEKFIVTSELAASIAHEIRNPLTTVYGFMQMFSKNEISETQKDDFLQVMLMELEKAQLVINDYLSLIKPQNVARELLDIRPIVEQVIEVILPIAIQYNVKVESDKECSYYIHANTDNLKMCLINIATNGIEAMTNGGMLRINVKKVKNHIVIDIIDTGIGMSSEEINRIAMPFYSTKEKGTGLGTMIAYSIVKELNGDIEIKSEKGKGTRFSIIIPSS is encoded by the coding sequence ATGGGGATAACGACATTATTATTAAATGCATTCATTATTATCATTTGTATTTTTTTCTATCAAATATTTTGGTTAGATAAAGATGGAAAAGAAGCGCGTAATCCTATATTAATTTCCTTTCTTTCATCCATTGCGGTTGTTCTTTGTATGACATTCCCATTTAAGTTTAATTATGGATACATATATGATTTACGGCTTATCCCAATCCTTTTAGCTGTTCTCTATGGTGGTTTTAGGAGTTTTATTTTTATTACTGTTATATTTGTTTCTTACCGTTTTTACTTAGGCGGAAACGGAGTCTACCCTGCAGTTATTGTATATTTTATGGCCACTTCCATTACTATGGTATCCCAATATTTTCTTGCTGGTTATTATAAAAAAAGAAAAATATTGTTCAGCTTATTGCTTATGTCTCTTTGCACTATTTCCTTTTCTATCTTTGCTTTAATGAACCAAATACGGATAAACGATAATGTTCAACCTGATTTTATTCACTTTTTATTCAATTATATAGTGATCAATATTCTGACTGTTTTATTGTCTCTTTATCTAATTGAAGGAATGATAGAAAGGTTTAAAATGAAAGAAAAAATTCACCGTGCAGAAAAATTTATTGTGACTAGTGAATTAGCAGCGTCTATAGCCCATGAAATAAGAAACCCGTTGACTACGGTATATGGATTTATGCAGATGTTTAGTAAAAACGAAATCTCTGAAACACAAAAGGATGACTTTTTGCAAGTCATGCTAATGGAGTTAGAAAAAGCGCAACTCGTTATTAACGATTATTTGTCCCTTATAAAACCACAAAATGTTGCAAGAGAATTATTAGATATTAGACCAATTGTTGAGCAAGTAATAGAGGTTATTTTACCGATCGCCATCCAATATAATGTTAAAGTTGAAAGCGATAAAGAATGTTCCTATTATATACATGCCAACACCGATAATCTAAAAATGTGTTTAATTAACATTGCAACGAACGGGATTGAAGCCATGACTAATGGAGGGATGCTCCGAATTAATGTGAAAAAGGTAAAGAATCATATTGTGATTGATATTATTGACACAGGAATTGGAATGTCTTCTGAGGAGATAAATCGAATCGCTATGCCGTTTTATTCTACAAAAGAGAAGGGAACCGGGCTAGGTACGATGATTGCATACAGTATTGTAAAAGAATTAAACGGAGATATAGAAATAAAAAGTGAAAAGGGAAAGGGAACACGGTTTTCTATTATTATTCCTTCTTCCTAA
- a CDS encoding tyrosine-type recombinase/integrase, with protein MTFCEFANQWLPIYIEAKDVKPGTIRVRIHEINKLLPYFAQLKLKDITRKGYQDALNHLKERGYSDSTREGIHRTGRMIFRKALELELIKKDPTEFAYLKKDKKTIEQLEEEEIPKYLEKEELALFLNIAKERGLELDYLMLLILSYIGIRVGELVALKWKDIDFINRTISITKTYYNPNNNSIQFQLVTPKTKKSRRKIVVDEDVIKALSLHKEIQANIIQQLGDAYYNKDFIFAKTERHPGYPIVIKMVQLRMARLLAIAKLNPDLTPHSLRHTHTSLLAEAGVALEQIMDRLGHSDDQITKNVYLHVTKEMKKEASQKFSELMRSLR; from the coding sequence CTGACCTTTTGTGAGTTTGCAAATCAGTGGCTCCCAATCTATATCGAAGCAAAAGATGTTAAGCCCGGAACAATTCGAGTCCGTATTCATGAAATCAATAAGTTGTTGCCCTACTTTGCACAACTGAAATTGAAGGACATCACAAGAAAGGGATATCAAGATGCCCTAAACCATTTAAAGGAAAGAGGATATTCAGATAGTACAAGGGAAGGAATACATCGAACTGGAAGAATGATTTTTCGGAAAGCATTAGAGTTAGAGCTAATCAAGAAAGATCCTACTGAGTTTGCCTATCTAAAAAAGGATAAAAAAACAATTGAACAGTTGGAAGAAGAGGAAATTCCAAAGTATTTGGAAAAGGAAGAACTTGCACTCTTTCTAAATATCGCTAAGGAACGGGGTTTGGAATTGGACTACTTAATGTTACTTATCCTATCCTACATAGGAATTCGTGTTGGTGAATTAGTAGCGCTCAAGTGGAAAGATATCGATTTCATAAATCGAACAATCAGCATTACCAAAACCTATTACAACCCCAATAATAATTCAATCCAGTTTCAGTTGGTGACACCGAAAACGAAAAAATCTAGACGGAAAATTGTTGTGGATGAAGATGTGATCAAAGCTTTGAGCCTTCACAAAGAAATTCAAGCGAACATCATTCAGCAGTTAGGTGACGCTTACTACAATAAAGACTTCATCTTTGCTAAAACAGAGAGACATCCCGGTTATCCTATCGTCATTAAAATGGTACAACTCAGGATGGCTAGACTTCTTGCAATCGCAAAATTAAACCCTGACTTAACACCGCACTCATTGAGACATACACACACTTCGCTTTTAGCAGAAGCAGGTGTCGCACTCGAACAAATTATGGATAGACTTGGCCATTCAGATGATCAAATCACTAAGAACGTCTATCTACACGTGACAAAAGAAATGAAAAAAGAAGCCTCCCAAAAGTTCAGTGAACTTATGAGAAGCCTCCGTTAA
- the groL gene encoding chaperonin GroEL (60 kDa chaperone family; promotes refolding of misfolded polypeptides especially under stressful conditions; forms two stacked rings of heptamers to form a barrel-shaped 14mer; ends can be capped by GroES; misfolded proteins enter the barrel where they are refolded when GroES binds) encodes MAKDIKFSEEARTLMLQGVDKLANAVKVTLGPKGRNVVLEKKFGSPLITNDGVSIAKEIELENPFENMGAKLVAEVASKTNEIAGDGTTTATVLAQAMIREGLKNVTAGANPVGIRKGMDKAVAAALTELQAISRQVENKESIAQVASISSGDEEIGQYIADAMERVGNDGVITIEESKGFTTELDVVEGMQFDRGYASHYMVTDTDKMEAVLDNPYILITDKKISSIQEILPVLEQVVQQGRPILIIAEDVEGEALATLVVNKLRGTFNAVAVKAPGFGDRRKAMLEDIAILTGGEVITQDLGLDLKSADLTSLGRAVKVVVSKDNTTIVEGAGNSADLEARVNQIRAQLAETTSEFDKEKLQERLAKLAGGVAVIKVGAATETELKERKLRIEDALNSTRAAVEEGIVSGGGTALLNVYGAVTKVLDEVEGDVATGVRIILRALEEPVRQIANNAGLEGSIIVDRLKREEIGIGFNAATGEWVNMIDAGVVDPAKVTRSALQNAASVAALFLTTEAVVADIPEAGGGMPDMSGMGGMGGMM; translated from the coding sequence ATGGCAAAAGATATTAAATTCTCAGAAGAAGCACGTACATTAATGCTTCAAGGTGTAGATAAATTAGCGAACGCTGTAAAAGTAACTTTAGGACCTAAAGGACGCAATGTCGTTCTTGAGAAAAAATTCGGTTCTCCATTAATTACAAATGACGGCGTATCAATTGCAAAAGAAATTGAGCTTGAAAATCCATTCGAAAACATGGGTGCAAAATTAGTAGCTGAAGTAGCTTCTAAAACAAATGAAATCGCTGGTGATGGGACAACTACTGCAACAGTTCTTGCACAAGCTATGATTCGTGAAGGTCTTAAAAACGTAACTGCTGGTGCAAACCCAGTTGGTATCCGTAAAGGGATGGACAAAGCAGTTGCTGCAGCGCTAACTGAACTACAGGCAATTTCTCGCCAAGTAGAAAACAAAGAATCCATCGCACAAGTAGCATCAATCTCTTCAGGTGATGAAGAAATTGGTCAATACATCGCGGACGCTATGGAGCGCGTAGGTAACGACGGCGTTATTACAATCGAAGAGTCTAAAGGCTTCACAACGGAGCTAGACGTAGTAGAAGGTATGCAATTTGACCGCGGCTACGCATCTCACTATATGGTGACAGACACAGATAAAATGGAAGCTGTCCTAGACAATCCATATATCTTAATTACAGATAAAAAAATCTCAAGCATTCAAGAAATTCTTCCAGTACTTGAGCAAGTAGTACAACAAGGTAGACCAATCCTAATCATCGCAGAAGATGTTGAAGGCGAAGCACTTGCTACATTAGTAGTAAATAAATTACGTGGCACATTTAACGCAGTAGCAGTAAAAGCTCCTGGCTTCGGTGACCGTCGTAAAGCAATGCTTGAAGACATCGCGATCCTTACTGGTGGTGAAGTAATCACTCAAGACCTTGGTTTAGACTTAAAATCAGCTGACCTAACTTCTTTAGGCCGCGCTGTAAAAGTAGTGGTTTCAAAAGACAACACAACAATCGTTGAAGGTGCAGGGAACTCAGCTGACCTAGAAGCTCGCGTGAATCAAATCCGCGCGCAACTAGCTGAAACAACTTCAGAATTTGATAAAGAAAAATTACAAGAACGCCTAGCTAAACTTGCTGGCGGTGTCGCAGTCATCAAAGTTGGTGCTGCAACAGAAACAGAACTAAAAGAACGTAAACTACGCATTGAAGATGCTCTTAACTCAACGCGCGCAGCAGTTGAAGAAGGTATCGTTTCAGGCGGTGGTACTGCCCTTCTAAACGTATACGGTGCAGTAACAAAAGTGCTTGATGAAGTAGAAGGCGACGTAGCAACAGGCGTACGCATCATCCTTCGTGCACTAGAAGAACCAGTTCGCCAAATCGCAAACAACGCAGGTCTTGAAGGTTCAATTATCGTAGACCGCCTAAAACGCGAAGAAATCGGTATCGGCTTCAACGCAGCAACTGGCGAGTGGGTAAATATGATCGACGCGGGTGTAGTAGACCCGGCAAAAGTTACTCGTTCTGCACTTCAAAACGCAGCATCAGTAGCAGCTCTATTCTTAACAACGGAAGCAGTAGTAGCAGACATCCCAGAAGCTGGTGGCGGTATGCCAGATATGAGTGGAATGGGTGGCATGGGCGGCATGATGTAA
- the groES gene encoding co-chaperone GroES, whose amino-acid sequence MLRPLGDRIIIELVEVEEKTAFGIVLPDSAKEKPQTGKVVAVGTGRVLDNGTRVELDVKEGDEIIFSKFSGTEVKYDGTEYLILRENDVLAVIG is encoded by the coding sequence TTGTTAAGACCATTAGGAGATCGTATCATTATCGAACTAGTTGAGGTAGAGGAAAAAACAGCATTTGGTATCGTTTTACCAGACTCAGCGAAAGAAAAACCACAAACAGGTAAAGTTGTAGCGGTAGGAACTGGTCGTGTTCTAGATAACGGCACTCGTGTTGAGCTTGACGTGAAAGAAGGCGACGAAATCATCTTCTCAAAATTCTCTGGCACGGAAGTAAAGTACGACGGCACGGAATACTTAATTTTACGTGAAAACGACGTATTAGCAGTTATCGGTTAA
- a CDS encoding CPBP family intramembrane glutamic endopeptidase, producing the protein MTSISSPKFRTQKTAFYVLLTYIFFQLSAFLLILIPGLKDFLLGFIDAPNANDQLTILSGWWSTISFGLAFIISFALIQTNKQFWDIFKGEKASISASIGWGIIGFFLVFLGQTIGAYIEMALGIDYGSENTEAIMNITKVAPIMILATVVFGPVLEELVFRRVIFGSIIKNYNFWISSVISAIFFAAIHMDFSHILLYTICGMIFAFLYYKTKRLLTSIVAHMLLNGFVTFLQMNADKFQQIVDNAPK; encoded by the coding sequence GTGACATCGATTTCATCACCGAAGTTTAGAACACAGAAGACGGCGTTTTATGTACTTCTAACGTATATTTTTTTCCAACTATCTGCCTTTTTACTCATTCTTATACCGGGTCTAAAGGATTTTCTACTTGGCTTTATTGACGCGCCAAATGCGAATGATCAACTGACAATTTTATCCGGCTGGTGGTCTACGATCTCATTTGGATTGGCGTTCATCATTAGCTTTGCATTAATCCAAACGAATAAACAGTTTTGGGATATCTTTAAAGGAGAGAAAGCTTCTATATCGGCTTCAATTGGCTGGGGGATTATCGGGTTCTTTCTTGTATTCCTAGGACAGACGATTGGTGCATACATCGAGATGGCGCTTGGCATTGATTACGGGTCGGAAAACACAGAGGCCATTATGAATATCACGAAAGTTGCACCAATTATGATTCTCGCGACGGTTGTGTTTGGTCCGGTACTCGAGGAGCTTGTGTTCCGCCGCGTTATTTTCGGTTCCATTATAAAAAATTATAATTTTTGGATTTCGAGCGTTATCAGTGCGATTTTCTTTGCAGCCATTCATATGGATTTCTCACATATTTTACTGTATACAATTTGTGGGATGATTTTTGCGTTCCTTTATTACAAAACGAAGCGCCTGTTGACATCGATTGTTGCGCATATGCTACTAAATGGCTTCGTCACGTTCCTACAAATGAACGCTGATAAGTTCCAACAAATTGTCGATAACGCACCTAAATGA
- the tatC gene encoding twin-arginine translocase subunit TatC, translated as MNPKELTVIEHIDELRSRLFVTAIFFVLALVVSFFVTEPIIKFIQYSDEAAQFTLNAFTPTDPLAVFLKVMFCVALVLSSPILLYQLWSFITPGLHETERKATLKYIPYSFILFLAGISFSYFVLFPYVMNFMMSLSKDLEIVQTIGINEYFSFLFKLVLPFGLIFQLPVVTLFLARIGILNPQLMVKFRKYSYFVLFVLAAFLAPPDFISNLIVAVPLFFLYEISIVISRAGYKKFLAAEELRMQEEQEREQQLQVEELLEAQRRQIEEMNMNK; from the coding sequence ATGAATCCAAAAGAACTCACTGTCATAGAACATATTGATGAACTAAGAAGTCGCTTATTTGTGACCGCAATTTTCTTTGTTCTTGCGTTAGTTGTAAGCTTCTTTGTTACCGAACCGATTATTAAATTTATTCAGTATAGCGACGAAGCAGCTCAATTTACACTGAACGCATTTACACCGACTGATCCGTTAGCGGTGTTTTTAAAAGTTATGTTTTGCGTAGCTCTCGTTTTGTCTTCACCAATTTTGCTTTATCAGCTATGGTCGTTTATTACACCAGGCTTGCATGAGACAGAACGCAAGGCGACACTGAAGTACATTCCGTATTCATTTATTCTATTCCTTGCCGGTATATCATTTTCTTATTTCGTATTGTTCCCATATGTAATGAACTTTATGATGAGCCTATCAAAGGATCTAGAAATTGTACAAACAATCGGCATTAATGAATACTTTTCATTTTTATTTAAATTAGTTTTACCGTTCGGACTGATATTCCAGTTACCAGTTGTGACGCTATTTTTAGCGCGTATTGGTATTTTGAATCCACAGCTCATGGTGAAATTTCGTAAATACTCATATTTTGTATTATTCGTACTGGCAGCCTTTTTAGCACCACCAGATTTTATTTCGAACTTAATCGTGGCGGTTCCATTGTTTTTCCTATATGAAATTAGTATTGTCATCTCACGTGCAGGCTATAAGAAGTTTTTAGCGGCAGAGGAGTTGCGCATGCAAGAAGAACAAGAACGTGAGCAGCAATTACAAGTAGAAGAGTTGCTAGAAGCACAGCGCCGTCAAATCGAAGAAATGAATATGAATAAATAA
- a CDS encoding twin-arginine translocase TatA/TatE family subunit has translation MVVHLNAIGPVSLVFIGIIALLIFGPKKLPELGKAMGSTLREFKNATKGLADDDDDVKKKTIIEHKDNENNNVK, from the coding sequence ATGGTTGTGCATTTAAATGCGATTGGACCAGTGAGCCTAGTTTTTATCGGTATAATAGCCTTATTAATTTTTGGACCGAAGAAATTACCTGAGCTTGGAAAAGCAATGGGATCAACACTTCGCGAATTCAAAAATGCAACAAAAGGTTTAGCTGATGATGACGATGATGTTAAGAAAAAAACGATCATTGAGCATAAAGATAACGAAAACAATAACGTTAAGTAA
- a CDS encoding redox-sensing transcriptional repressor Rex encodes MKPETKIPQATTKRLPLYYRFLQNFANEGKKRISSQELSDAMKIDSATIRRDFSYFGALGKKGYGYDVLHLLDFFRQTLDQDEATNVALIGVGNLGNGLLKYNFQKNHNTRIVVAFDSKAPYEGTEISDIPVFHPDRLEEMYEEFGAELAILTVSSRSAQAMADRLAKMNAKGILNFTPERLNVPESMKLMNIDLSVELQALIYLVRNSGE; translated from the coding sequence GTGAAACCTGAAACGAAAATTCCACAAGCAACTACGAAAAGACTTCCTCTTTATTATCGCTTTTTACAAAACTTTGCGAATGAAGGCAAGAAGCGTATTTCGTCACAAGAACTGAGTGATGCGATGAAAATAGATTCTGCAACAATTCGTCGAGATTTTTCATATTTCGGTGCACTTGGTAAAAAGGGCTACGGTTATGATGTACTGCATTTGCTCGACTTTTTTCGTCAAACGCTAGACCAGGATGAAGCGACAAATGTAGCACTAATCGGTGTCGGGAACTTAGGGAACGGCTTATTAAAATATAATTTCCAAAAAAACCATAATACGCGAATCGTTGTGGCATTTGACTCAAAGGCGCCGTATGAAGGAACAGAAATTAGTGATATTCCGGTATTCCATCCAGACCGCCTAGAGGAAATGTACGAAGAGTTCGGCGCAGAGCTAGCGATCCTAACAGTATCCTCTCGTTCGGCACAGGCGATGGCGGACAGACTTGCTAAAATGAACGCAAAAGGCATCCTGAATTTTACACCAGAACGTCTGAACGTTCCGGAATCTATGAAGCTAATGAACATTGACTTATCCGTAGAATTGCAGGCACTCATTTACCTTGTCCGTAATAGTGGAGAATGA
- a CDS encoding ABC-F family ATP-binding cassette domain-containing protein — MIVLQVNQLYKSFITDEILSGVKLEVQHRDRVALVGRNGAGKSTLLKIIAGQMSYDSGEVIIPKDVRVGYLEQHAGIDSKLSIWDEMMTIFDGLRNQELQLRKLEQQMADPAVYENSEMYTRVMSDYDQQQHDFKEAGGYQYEADTRSVLHGMQFFKDDFTKPIQSLSGGQRTRLALAKLLLSKPDLLILDEPTNHLDIETLSWLEGYLKGYAGAILIVSHDRYFLDQVVSIVYEVSRTKVSKYVGNYSAYLDDKAKNYERDMKMFERQQDEKAKLETFIQKNLARASTTKMAQSRRKVLEKTDWMDSPDGDEKSANFGFTIDRQSGNDVLSVDELTIGYPGKEISNNISLRVFREDRIALVGPNGVGKSTLLKTVVKDLAALRGDIRYGTNVQISYYDQEQAKLNSNKPVLKELWDEWPLMNEKDIRNILGRFLFSGDDVNKSVNSLSGGEKARLALAKLMMQRANLLVLDEPTNHLDLDSKEVLENALIDYPGTLLFVSHDRYFINRIATKVVELSGKGSFEYLGDYDYFVEKKQELEELAQMKATAATKTEEITSAKASTSTIDKDAKKRERQIRRALEEIEAHMGTLDETIARLEEQLCDPEIFSNHEKAITIQSELDSSKEAHETFEMEWLELSEELEALK; from the coding sequence ATGATCGTATTACAAGTAAATCAATTATATAAATCATTTATTACAGATGAAATATTAAGTGGCGTCAAATTAGAAGTTCAGCATCGCGACCGTGTTGCACTTGTTGGACGTAATGGTGCTGGTAAGTCCACTTTACTAAAAATTATTGCTGGACAAATGAGCTATGACTCAGGCGAAGTCATTATTCCAAAAGATGTTCGTGTCGGTTATTTAGAACAGCATGCCGGCATTGATTCCAAATTATCGATTTGGGACGAAATGATGACGATTTTTGACGGTCTACGTAATCAAGAACTGCAATTGCGCAAACTTGAACAGCAAATGGCAGATCCTGCTGTATATGAAAATAGCGAAATGTATACACGTGTTATGTCAGACTATGACCAGCAGCAACATGATTTCAAAGAAGCAGGCGGCTATCAATATGAGGCTGATACCCGCTCTGTGCTACATGGGATGCAGTTTTTCAAGGATGATTTCACAAAGCCAATCCAATCTCTTTCAGGCGGTCAGCGTACACGTTTAGCGCTTGCCAAGCTTCTATTAAGTAAACCTGACCTGCTTATTCTAGATGAGCCAACCAACCATTTAGATATAGAAACATTATCTTGGCTAGAGGGCTATCTAAAAGGTTACGCAGGTGCAATTTTAATCGTTTCCCATGATCGTTATTTCCTAGACCAAGTTGTATCTATTGTATATGAAGTTTCTCGTACAAAGGTTTCGAAATACGTCGGTAACTATAGCGCTTATTTAGATGACAAGGCGAAAAACTACGAGCGAGATATGAAAATGTTCGAACGCCAGCAAGATGAAAAGGCCAAGCTTGAAACATTTATTCAAAAAAACTTAGCCCGCGCTTCAACAACAAAGATGGCACAAAGTCGTCGAAAAGTTTTAGAAAAGACAGATTGGATGGATTCTCCGGATGGCGACGAAAAGAGTGCTAACTTTGGCTTCACAATTGACCGTCAGAGTGGCAATGATGTATTGTCTGTCGATGAATTAACAATTGGCTATCCCGGCAAGGAAATTTCCAATAATATTTCGCTACGTGTTTTCCGTGAAGATCGAATTGCACTTGTTGGCCCGAATGGTGTTGGAAAATCCACGCTATTAAAAACAGTCGTGAAAGATTTAGCCGCACTTCGTGGGGACATTCGCTACGGTACAAACGTCCAAATCAGTTACTACGATCAGGAGCAGGCAAAGCTTAATAGCAATAAACCCGTTTTGAAAGAATTATGGGACGAATGGCCACTAATGAATGAAAAGGATATTCGTAACATACTCGGCCGCTTCTTATTTAGCGGGGACGATGTTAACAAATCTGTGAATTCATTATCTGGTGGCGAAAAAGCGCGACTAGCCTTAGCAAAATTAATGATGCAAAGAGCTAACCTTCTTGTTCTAGATGAGCCGACAAACCATTTAGACTTAGATAGTAAAGAAGTGCTGGAAAATGCGTTAATCGATTATCCAGGCACGCTGCTATTCGTTTCGCATGACCGATACTTCATTAATCGCATTGCGACAAAGGTAGTCGAGCTTTCTGGCAAGGGGTCATTTGAGTATTTAGGCGACTATGATTATTTCGTAGAGAAAAAGCAGGAGTTGGAGGAACTTGCACAAATGAAAGCCACTGCCGCTACAAAAACGGAGGAAATTACTAGTGCAAAAGCATCCACCTCTACAATCGATAAGGATGCCAAAAAACGTGAACGCCAAATTCGACGCGCCCTTGAGGAAATTGAAGCACATATGGGCACACTTGACGAAACGATTGCCCGTCTTGAAGAGCAGCTATGCGATCCAGAAATCTTCTCCAACCACGAAAAGGCAATTACCATTCAATCGGAGCTGGATTCTTCTAAAGAAGCACATGAAACGTTTGAAATGGAATGGCTGGAGTTAAGCGAAGAACTTGAAGCATTGAAATAA